A single region of the Tachyglossus aculeatus isolate mTacAcu1 chromosome X1, mTacAcu1.pri, whole genome shotgun sequence genome encodes:
- the PTPDC1 gene encoding protein tyrosine phosphatase domain-containing protein 1 isoform X1 has translation MQGSPRKLSAVNFLSTFFQGRRHSTSDPLLRLYQRRRSSVIEVLSSSSHRVMVAVSSVSSAELNPTFPERKRSSRRPTPKYTKVGERLRHVIPGHMACSMACGGRACKYENPARWSEQEQAIKGVYSSWVTDNILAMARPSTEVIEKYNIIEQFQSSGIKTVINLQRPGEHASCGNPLEHESGFTYLPEAFMEAGIYFYNFGWKDYGVASLTTILDMVKVMTFALQEGRVAIHCHAGLGRTGVLIACYLVFATRMTADQAIIFVRAKRPNSIQTRGQLLCIREFTQFLIPLRNVFSCCEPKAHAVTLSQYLIRQRHLLHGYEARLLKHVPKIIHLVCKLLLDLAENRQVMEEEVLEVPDLTAEIEKTVSEMVTMHLDKELMRQDCDAPDLFTPPAVTTPFENQDAVEQEYDPLWKRRNVDCLQPLTHLKRCLSYSDSDLKRAEFLLEQGETPWTVPAQVLLCRNLKQQKSMSHCYVQQSPQLDLSKEDLVHNTFAFWNQAKFSGMEGPKGNGSPVFHRRKVPKEVQRSRTFSSGFSGARNSKELETSKIVNVHDKEPSRLSRKVDDHKCESGNKEGRGLVNCAGNFCGAQDRAASPKAEFYFGCESQESKDPSETIPHIVLQSELSIAARRILAAKALANLNEFVEEEEVKQKVEMWQKELNSRDGAWEKISGERDPFILCSLMWSWVEQLKEPIITKDDIDMLASRCTDAREALSFLEKGQHQTILCILHCVVNLQAIPVEVEEAFLVQAIKAFTKISFDSENGPMVYQTLKKIFKHTLEEKRKVSKEGSEKPS, from the exons ATGCAGGGTTCGCCCCGGAAGCTTTCAGCTGTGAATTTTCTAAGTACATTTTTCCAAGGCCGAAGGCATTCGACTTCTGATCCCTTACTCCGTCTATACCAGAGGCGTCGGAGCTCAGTGATAGAGGTGCTTTCCTCATCCTCTCATCGGGTCATGGTGGCTGTTTCCTCTGTCAGCAGCGCAGAGCTAAATCCAACTTTTCCTGAAAGAAAAA GAAGTTCAAGACGTCCAACACCAAAATATACTAAAGTCGGAGAACGGTTGAGGCATGTTATCCCCGGGCATATGGCATGTTCAATGGCATGTGGTGGTCGAGCCTGCAAGTATGAAAATCCAGCACGTTGGAGTGAGCAGGAGCAAGCCATTAAAGGGGTTTACTCTTCCTG GGTAACAGATAACATACTTGCGATGGCTCGTCCATCAACTGAGGTGATTGAAAAGTACAACATCATTGAACAGTTTCAAAG CAGTGGCATCAAAACAGTAATTAACCTTCAGCGTCCTGGAGAGCATGCTAGCTGTGGGAATCCGCTAGAACACGAAAGTGGTTTTACTTATCTTCCTGAAGCTTTCATGGAGGCTGGCA tttaCTTCTACAATTTTGGATGGAAGGATTATGGAGTAGCATCTCTCACTACCATCCTGGATATGGTAAAGGTGATGACATTTGCTTTACAGGAAGGGAGAGTAGCAATTCACTGTCATGCAGGACTTGGACGAACAG GTGTTTTAATAGCTTGTTACTTAGTTTTTGCAACAAGAATGACGGCAGATCAAGCAATTATTTTTGTTCGTGCAAAGAGACCAAATTCCATACAAACCAGAGGACAGTTATTGTGTATAAGAGAATTTACCCAGTTTTTGATTCCTCTTCGCAATGTGTTTTCTTGCTGTGAGCCCAAAGCACATGCTGTTACTTTATCACAGTACCTAATTCGCCAGCGGCATCTACTTCATGGTTATGAAGCGCGACTTCTGAAACACGTGCCCAAAATTATTCATCTAGTTTGCAAATTGCTGTTGGATTTGGCTgaaaacaggcaagtgatggaggaaGAAGTGCTAGAGGTGCCCGATCTTACAGCAGAAATTGAAAAGACAGTTTCTGAGATGGTCACAATGCACCTCGATAAAGAGTTAATGAGACAAGATTGTGATGCCCCTGATCTGTTCACCCCCCCAGCGGTGACAACACCTTTTGAGAACCAGGATGCCGTTGAACAGGAATATGACCCTCTCTGGAAGAGACGGAATGTTGACTGTCTTCAGCCTCTGACTCATTTGAAAAGATGCCTCAGCTACAGTGATTCAGATTTAAAGAGAGCTGAATTTCTTTTGGAGCAAGGAGAAACTCCATGGACAGTGCCGGCACAAGTACTTCTCTGCCGCAATCTCAAGCAACagaagagtatgagccattgtTATGTTCAGCAGTCTCCTCAGTTGGATTTAAGTAAAGAAGACTTAGTGCACAATACATTTGCTTTCTGGAATCAGGCTAAGTTCAGTGGTATGGAAGGACCTAAAGGTAATGGTTCACCAGTTTTCCATAGGAGAAAAGTTCCAAAAGAAGTGCAGCGTAGTAGAACATTTTCTTCAGGCTTTTCAGGGGCACGAAACAGTAAGGAACTGGAAACATCAAAAATTGTAAATGTACATGACAAGGAACCAAGTAGGTTGTCGCGGAAAGTTGACGATCATAAGTGTGAATCTGGGAACAAGGAGGGCCGCGGACTGGTGAATTGTGCTGGGAATTTCTGTGGTGCAcaggaccgtgctgcttctcctaaggcaGAATTCTATTTTGGATGTGAAAGCCAAGAAAGTAAAGACCCATCAGAAACTATTCCACATATTGTTTTGCAGTCTGAGTTGAGTATCGCGGCAAGAAGAATTTTGGCAGCTAAGGCCCTGGCAAACTTAAATGAAtttgtggaagaggaggaagtgaagcAGAAGGTGGAAATGTGGCAG AAAGAGCTGAATTCCCGAGATGGAGCTTGGGAAAAAATATCTGGAGAAAGAGATCCTTTTATCCTCTGTAGCTTGATGTGGTCCTGGGTAGAACAACTAAAGGAACCCATTATAACTAAAGACGATATTGACATGTTGGCCAGCAGATGCACAGACGCCCGGGAAGCACTTTCTTTCCTAGAAAAG